One stretch of Harmonia axyridis chromosome 1, icHarAxyr1.1, whole genome shotgun sequence DNA includes these proteins:
- the LOC123688626 gene encoding vacuolar protein sorting-associated protein 4-like, which translates to MDYFFDQQVSNEISFNSQYIFSYCLTVFERYESLLSEFGDLNGLVNYDIVLRKINECALAVRNILDCDDETFTVTLFERINHLQAFSDRINEKRINDSKKMNVLATITPRDNKSRESKNTSSKLLEAVENTIEIPRVNGFGNLAGLEEIKKVLKTLFVLPTKHPQLFTNRKISNKLLLYGPPGTGKTLLAHAIAAEIEAAFHNISSSDVLSPLVGESEKMIKYLFQHARENNGYTILFIDEIDAFCRRRNASDQEHSRRLITEIMCQINKIEDCPKIFIIGATNCPWDLDSAILRRFHKRLYVPLPNKNEREELLKFYIDQTQISPFEVSQWRALLDKTEGLSCSDLASLVQNAMDIPLMELQETRVWKKTIDDYYEPADREDYCKIIWKRLEDLPENSVRARPMKLSDLISVAQDYKPTVSQELISKYDAFNKK; encoded by the exons ATGGATTATTTTTTTGATCAAcaggtttcaaatgaaatatctttcaattcgcaatacatattttcatactgcCTCACTGTGTTTGAAAG ATATGAGAGCTTGTTGAGCGAGTTTGGCGATTTGAACGGACTCGTAAATTATGATATTGTACTTCGAAAAATCAACGAATGTGCTCTTGCAGTTAGAAACATCTTAGATTGTGATGATGAGACTTTTACT GTTACGCTATTCGAGCGAATCAACCACCTACAAGCATTTTCAGACCGtatcaatgaaaaaagaattaatgattcaaaaaaaatgaatgtgcTTGCAACAATAACACCAAGAGATAACAAATCAAGGGAATCTAAAAATACTTCATCGAAATTGCTTGAAGCGGTGGAAAATACAATTGAAATTCCAAGAGTGAATGGATTTGGTAATTTGGCTGGGTTAGAAGAGATAAAAAAAGTGCTGAAAACCTTGTTCGTGTTACCCACCAAGCATCCACAACTTTTCACCAACAGAAAGATTTCCAATAAGTTATTACTCTACGGACCACCAGGAACTGGTAAAACTCTATTAGCTCATGCAATAGCAGCAGAAATTGAAGCAGCTTTCCATAATATCTCATCTAGCGATGTCCTTTCACCTCTTGTCGGAGAAAGTGAAAA gatGATTAAATATCTATTTCAACATGCCAGAGAGAACAATGGATATACAATTCTTTTCATAGATGAGATTGATGCTTTTTGTAGAAGGCGAAACGCTTCAGATCAGGAACACTCGAGAAG gttaaTCACTGAGATAATGTGTCAAATCAATAAGATTGAAGACTGTCCCAAGATATTTATAATCGGAGCTACAAACTGTCCTTGGGATTTAGATTCGGCTATATTACGCAGATTTCATAAACGCCTGTACGTACCACTACCAAACAAGAACGAAAGAGAAGAATTACTGAAATTTTACATCGATCAAACTCAAATTTCACCATTCGAAGTTTCACAATGGAGAGCACTCCTAGATAAGACAGAAGGTCTTTCATGTTCTGATTTAGCTTCACTCGTTCAAAATGCTATGGATATTCCTTTGATGGAATTACAAGAAACTAGGGTTTGGAAGAAGACTATAGACGATTATTATGAACCCGCAGACAGGGAAGATTACTGCAAGATAATTTGGAAAAGATTGGAAGATCTCCCTGAAAATTCAGTCAGAGCAAGACCTATGAAATTATCGGATCTGATTTCTGTAGCTCAAGATTATAAACCGACTGTTAGTCAAGAATTAATCTCAAAGTATGAtgctttcaataaaaaataa
- the LOC123688627 gene encoding bone morphogenetic protein receptor type-2, protein MDMAKQGLPLALLFFYLQLARSDEDILCATSVGTVNLIRDDGKWDNITSETTQLKCNYCFTLWQETNNGNESIIMGQGCWDVSGEPNECDKAACTANYKPSKMMNNTKFCCCSTNMCNENFTDIYQPGEEPLLQKHPTKQSHDMTWLWLLVSFVCCFIFLLLWISCWLFAPWKSSKKFEDVESTQPLPPSTDYSLDKLKLLNVIGQGRYGSVWRGVIDDQEVAVKMFPSHHRNYFLNEHDMYKASGENSALLKCFGGGEYVISPGGPTEYLLLLSLEQECLQEYLKKHTLDLPTLGKMSLGVAKGLAHLHSDLGKPCIAHRDINTRNILVRTDLSCCICDLGLAVTPRGTENRSLTEAGTLRYMAPEVLEGAVNLRDCESALKQIDVYSLGLVLWELGVRCVDMQNGEPRPYAPPFYEEAGENPSLEQMQTLVSRRKVRPLWPQSWKDTAAARLLCETAEDCWDQDAEARLTSLCVVERLLELPHLKGRVLHPMHPPASPTPLINNNHLHDRDRRQIDVSVRTIETLLSPTEENCKNSNQLAAYKTPMQPYQGRNPCLERNLNSGSSDNLLIDKSLKHHSSANSESQNLVTNDFLEFQINHRATPIPYLQNAVRGSPKRRNDAEDRGGARNGGRSRRFRWNDLKKFFGGKRHNDGRDRRQTQVKLNSKLINGYGRNGVTTTLLGEQREAVRPSTLPLSLATPKEASNSTSGVAQIMKSRNGSGTISRRQSIEHFNEVFCSTTDLSRLKDPSSRIKTPGDVPPSVRRTRGKAAKDSTTRFSLYDDRIMCRGQWGSAPDLEPQAPLRNPQMNDLQDRDSISSF, encoded by the exons ATGGACATGGCTAAGCAAGGGCTGCCCTTGGCACTTTTGTTTTTCTACCTGCAACTGGCCAGGTCTGATGAAGATATTTTGTGTGCCACCAGTGTGGGTACGGTGAATTTGATCAGGGATGATGGAAAATGGGATAATATTACTTCGGAGACTACGCAGTTGAAGTGCAATTATTGTTTTACGTTGTGGCAAGAGACAAATAATGGGAATGAGAGTATCATCATGGGACAAG gTTGTTGGGATGTTTCCGGAGAGCCTAACGAATGCGACAAAGCTGCCTGTACGGCCAACTACAAGCCTTCGAAGATGATGAACAACACCAAGTTCTGCTGCTGCTCGACAAACATGTGCAACGAAAACTTCACCGATATCTACCAACCGGGCGAAGAGCCACTTCTCCAAAAGCACCCAACCAAACAGTCCCACGACATGACCTGGTTATGGTTGTTGGTATCGTTCGTATGCTGTTTCATATTTCTCTTGTTATGGATCTCCTGCTGGTTGTTCGCACCGTGGAAATCCAGCAAGAAGTTCGAGGATGTGGAATCTACGCAGCCACTTCCTCCTTCGACAGACTACAGTTTGGATAAGCTGAAGCTGTTAAATGTCATAG GTCAAGGGAGATATGGATCAGTTTGGAGGGGTGTCATCGATGATCAGGAAGTCGCAGTCAAGATGTTTCCTTCTCATCATCGTAACTACTTCCTCAACGAGCATGACATGTACAAAGCATCCGGAGAAAATTCAGCCCTGCTGAAGTGCTTCGGTGGTGGGGAATATGTCATAAGTCCAG GTGGGCCTACTGAGTATCTTCTACTGCTGAGCCTGGAGCAGGAGTGCCTTCAGGAGTACTTGAAAAAGCACACTTTAGATCTTCCCACGTTGGGCAAGATGAGCCTGGGCGTGGCCAAGGGCTTGGCACACCTTCATTCCGATTTGGGCAAACCATGCATCGCACATCGAGATATTAACACCAGGAATATTCTTGTTAGAACGGACCTAAGTTGCTGTATTTGCGACCTGGGCCTGGCAGTTACTCCAAGGGGAACTGAGAATAGGTCTTTGACAGAAGCAG GCACCTTGAGATATATGGCGCCCGAAGTGCTAGAGGGCGCTGTCAACCTCAGGGACTGCGAGAGCGCCTTGAAACAGATCGACGTCTACTCCCTCGGTCTGGTTCTGTGGGAGCTGGGCGTGAGGTGCGTGGACATGCAGAACGGCGAGCCACGCCCCTACGCGCCGCCCTTCTACGAGGAGGCGGGCGAGAACCCCAGTCTGGAACAGATGCAGACGTTGGTCAGCAGGAGGAAGGTGAGGCCTTTGTGGCCGCAATCGTGGAAAGACACCGCGGCGGCGAGGCTTCTCTGCGAGACGGCCGAAGACTGTTGGGATCAG GACGCCGAAGCTCGTCTTACCTCGCTTTGCGTAGTCGAACGCCTCCTCGAGCTGCCCCACCTCAAGGGGCGTGTCCTCCACCCGATGCACCCGCCCGCCAGCCCCACCCCCCTAATCAACAACAACCACCTGCACGACCGCGACCGAAGACAGATCGACGTATCCGTCAGGACCATAGAGACCCTCCTGTCGCCCACCGAAGAGAACTGCAAGAACTCAAACCAGCTGGCGGCCTACAAGACGCCCATGCAGCCCTACCAGGGCCGCAACCCCTGCCTGGAGCGCAACCTGAACTCGGGATCCAGCGACAACCTGCTCATCGACAAATCGCTCAAACACCACTCTAGCGCGAACTCCGAGTCGCAGAACCTGGTGACCAATGATTTCCTCGAGTTCCAGATCAACCACAGGGCCACGCCCATCCCCTACCTCCAGAACGCGGTGCGCGGTAGTCCGAAGAGGCGTAACGACGCTGAGGATAGAGGCGGGGCGAGGAATGGTGGTAGATCGAGGAGGTTCCGATGGAACGACTTGAAGAAGTTCTTCGGAG GCAAGAGACACAATGACGGCCGAGACCGTAGGCAGACGCAGGTGAAGCTCAACAGCAAGCTGATCAACGGCTACGGACGCAACGGTGTCACTACCACCCTGTTAGGCGAGCAGAGAGAGGCGGTGAGACCGTCCACGTTGCCGCTATCGCTGGCCACGCCCAAAGAGGCGTCGAATTCCACGTCGGGCGTGGCCCAGATCATGAAATCGAGGAACGGAAGCGGAACCATTTCCAGGAGACAGTCGATCGAGCACTTCAACGAGGTGTTCTGCTCCACCACGGACCTGTCCAGACTGAAGGACCCTTCGAGCAGGATCAAGACTCCGGGTGACGTGCCGCCATCTGTGAGACGGACCAGAGGTAAGGCGGCGAAAGATTCGACGACGAGGTTCTCGCTGTACGACGACAGGATCATGTGTCGAGGCCAGTGGGGTAGTGCGCCGGATTTGGAGCCTCAGGCCCCCCTCAGAAACCCCCAGATGAACGACCTTCAGGACAGGGATAGTATAAGTAGTTTTTAA
- the LOC123688629 gene encoding titin homolog, translating to MDQTRKSVGGKFNINGKIYTIYGGVNPIGRNREAVVNIKSLGVSQQHAIIILVDDDLHFISDLKSSNGTFLNSSKLVPLELYRLENGARIKFADIEGTYSKCTSNNTQQDNFSIISENTQNFTQTFYRNDTQIMDNTVSINQLNKTSDVKSLISTQELAEMADKLENSYIEAHEEPTQVVNTENITITAPQKEGESNINTCNIPSFDPHEEETQVIIMDHEINGEYSVPISDEEENNDALFNSVLDEHEAETQVIVLEINENETKEHNSLSKGETSHITLLDSHEDKTGGIIRDQALNEVIILNDIHKECPEKLPEVEEKTENSCKNSTASNLETRPSQLATKDILTLETSLEDSDSDVIRPMKKSVNIFESQDSTFEDLREDIQKSESNPGTKKIENSDSEDSESDIIRPLKKSVNIFESQDSTFEDLREDKQESELLPGTSSSKSENTHSEESESHIIRPLGKSTNVFESQESDLNEEGSNDSVDFLTMQRIPPTQKFLDSEIVKIYEEKEKISPNILKNNECDGSETDIDKGSVQIEDGSETESEEEVKKPPDNKTIKLSSNNSKADNDSDTDDLEEDITKNKKKILRKKRRNNVISDSDSETDKEETKSKKSQVRVVSTCSDSDNEKNLNITNSLKNSESNKNNESVGMILEESALEDDVKNLEKPEDPEKTVTNPSISRLSMAYNESLDDSDFIPSTQDSKPTSQTSKFDNSENSFKLGLTQLMEEDNTSQKNSSQGDSQINKATSQSEKKNSQDHNQKKFTFKKSTLGVTKSVDITLDLNEDIYQAKTQNICEDNSSKLNNSVDDHVFLQPTQEAPKKAKHNKEESIPDDEIYMLSTQKMDGSSNKTVVDDFYQQSTQKLSVDEIAEKNQSRLSGNGFYQLSTQKLKENEETNQVSEKNELRLSSNEFYQVPTQKLKEYEEANEVDTNNENDKPDYEDIFATQVMDTNDSPSKGLESELENMFATQRIVPAEDSLDKIQDIVKKKEIIDDKLPTEDKDLEAILATQKVLNSPKTSKEIEVGEENVLGKSVESQLEVIFASQISNLPEDKFVRPANPLVDILGKDTQDTEELLKKNWSPEKDKTTNENEENTAIKSKKISQIGLEQSFALLEAESFKIRRSGRHKNCEEVTVSCPKSRVSMVYVPSDKKISEEENKTTKSVRNARKRKPSDVIENSKITLRATRRKRKISEASNSSDEENEPTTSSGPSEQNIKNKISTKIEKESNEMIKLQSTVTERPATPSRNRSSRIKKKLTEEIIESIKNEYTSKKEDSNTNEEKSFRTRTKTNDAITGEKEKNETRAKSKASKSNQDDYGKTETEDIYKNKKTDTEERKSSRTRTSKIYPPEYGYEIEEKESMKTRNVLKSIEESGETSDNEKTDTEVKNRKRKTDADERKLSSRGKNHQVEERESVKTKKVLKSEESLDNEGDYKTVKTKSFKKLNDDLDKPMTPSRTSKRGATIQVTTPLKIRRVLETTPSCSKRIDLQDTPNRSKRKLKPKVVFTMMESPQLESQIKQLGGSVVDSVDTCTVLITKFVKRTMKLLSAVGLGKPICSEAWVQQSKKENNFLDPWDFILVDKEAEKKWNFSLKTSLERSSETKLFEGYTFQLLVTSAQDVLKGAIESCGGKIVARTPKGVDNFVVVASPDQKDKYKKLLKQQSNIIIVEPEAIFDGVLRQEIRFDRHLLK from the exons ATGGATCAAACACGCAAAAGTGtg GGtggaaaattcaatatcaatgGAAAAATCTATACAATATATGGCGGGGTCAATCCTATTGGAAGAAATAGAGAAGCTGTTGTAAATATTAAAAGTTTG GGTGTAAGTCAGCAACATGCCATAATAATTTTAGTTGATGATGATCTTCATTTTATCAGTGACTTGAAGTCTTCAAATGGTACATTTCTGAATAGCAGTAAATTGGTCCCGTTAGAGCTTTATCGCTTGGAAAATGGGGCCCGAATCAAATTTGCAGATATTGAGGGTACCTACTCAAAG TGTACTTCAAATAATACCCAACAAGACAActtttcaattatatctgagaACACCCAAAATTTCACACAGACTTTTTATAGAAATGATACTCAAATAATGGATAATACTGTTTCTATCAATCAGCTTAACAAAACATCAGATGTAAAGAGTCTTATATCTACTCAAGAATTGGCAGAAATGGCAgataaattggaaaattcttaTATAGAAGCACATGAAGAACCTACACAAGTAGTGAACACTGAAAATATAACTATAACAGCTCCTCAAAAGGAGGGAGAATCAAATATCAATACTTGTAACATACCAAGTTTTGATCCACATGAGGAAGAAACCCAAGTTATCATTATGGATCATGAGATTAATGGAGAATATTCAGTTCCAATAAGTGACGaagaagaaaacaatgatgctTTATTTAATTCAGTCTTAGATGAGCATGAAGCTGAAACACAAGTTATTGttcttgaaatcaatgaaaatgaaactaAAGAACATAACAGCTTATCAAAGGGAGAAACTTCACATATTACATTACTAGATTCACATGAAGATAAAACTGGTGGGATTATCAGAGATCAAGCATTAAATGAAGTAATTATACTTAATGATATTCATAAAGAATGTCCTGAAAAATTGCCAGAAGTCGAAGAGAAAACAGAAAATAGCTGTAAGAACTCTACAGCATCAAATTTGGAAACAAGACCATCTCAATTAGCCACTAAAGACATACTTACCTTGGAAACTTCACTAGAAGATAGTGATTCTGATGTCATAAGACCTATGAAAAAATCTGTTAATATTTTTGAATCCCAAGACTCAACATTCGAGGATTTAAGGGAAGATATTCAAAAATCTGAAAGCAATCCtggtacaaaaaaaattgaaaattccgaCTCGGAGGATAGTGAATCTGATATTATAAGGCCTTTGAAAAAATCGGTCAATATATTTGAATCGCAAGATTCAACATTTGAGGATTTAAGGGAAGATAAGCAAGAATCTGAGTTGCTTCCCGGTACCTCGTCAAGTAAATCTGAAAATACTCACTCGGAGGAAAGTGAATCTCATATAATAAGGCCCCTTGGGAAATCCACTAATGTTTTTGAATCTCAAGAATCTGATCTGAACGAAGAAGGTAGTAATGATTCTGTAGATTTTCTGACCATGCAGAGAATACCACCTACACAAAAATTCCTAGATTCTGAAATAGTAAAAATATACGAAGAGAAAGAAAAAATCAGTCCTAATATACTGAAAAATAATGAGTGTGATGGTTCTGAAACGGATATCGATAAGGGTTCCGTACAGATAGAAGACGGTTCAGAAACAGAAAGTGAAGAAGAGGTGAAGAAACCTCCtgataataaaacaataaaattatctTCTAATAATTCCAAGGCAGATAATGATTCTGATACCGATGATTTAGAAGAAGATATTACAAAGAATAAGAAGAAAATTCTCAGGAAAAAGAGGAGAAACAATGTTATTTCAGATTCTGATTCAGAAACAGATAAAGAAGAGACAAAATCCAAAAAATCACAGGTAAGAGTTGTATCAACTTGCTCTGATTcggataatgaaaaaaatttaaatataactAATAGTCTGAAGAATAGTGAAAGTAATAAAAACAATGAATCAGTTGGTATGATCTTGGAAGAGAGTGCTTTGGAAGATGATgtcaaaaatttggaaaaaccaGAGGACCCAGAAAAAACAGTAACAAATCCAAGTATCAGCAGGCTATCAATGGCTTATAACGAATCATTAGATGATTCCGATTTTATACCGTCCACCCAAGATTCTAAGCCAACGTCGCAAACCTCTAAATTCGATAATTCTGAAAATAGTTTCAAATTAGGATTGACCCAGTTAATGGAAGAAGATAACACATCACAGAAAAATTCATCTCAAGGCGATTCTCAAATTAATAAAGCAACTTCTCAGagtgaaaagaaaaattctCAAGATCATAATCAAAAAAAGTTCACCTTCAAAAAATCAACGTTAGGTGTCACTAAATCTGTAGATATTACTCTGGATTTGAACGAAGATATTTATCAAGCAAAAACTCAGAATATATGCGAAGATAATAGTTCGAAATTAAACAATTCTGTTGATGACCACGTTTTTCTACAACCCACTCAAGAAGCTCCCAAAAAAGCCAAGCATAATAAGGAAGAGAGTATACCAGATGACGAAATTTATATGCTATCAACACAAAAGATGGACGGTAGTTCCAACAAAACTGTAGTAGATGATTTTTATCAGCAATCCACACAAAAGTTGAGTGTAGATGAAATTGCTGAGAAAAACCAATCAAGGCTTTCAGGCAATGGGTTTTATCAGTTATCAACACAAAAActaaaagaaaatgaagaaacaaatCAAGTTTCCGAGAAAAACGAATTAAGACTTTCTAGCAATGAGTTTTATCAAGTACCAACACAAAAACtaaaagaatatgaagaagctAATGAAGTTGacacaaacaatgaaaatgacaAACCTGATTACGAAGACATATTCGCTACTCAAGTTATGGATACAAACGATTCTCCCAGCAAAGGTTTGGAATCTGAGTTAGAAAATATGTTTGCAACTCAGAGAATAGTACCTGCAGAAGACAGCTTGGATAAAATACAAgatatcgttaaaaaaaaagaaattatagaTGATAAGTTGCCAACAGAAGATAAAGACTTGGAGGCAATTCTGGCCACTCAAAAAGTGCTGAATTCACCGAAAACTTCCAAGGAAATCGAAGTTGGAGAGGAAAATGTTTTGGGTAAATCGGTAGAAAGTCAGTTGGAAGTCATATTCGCAAGTCAGATAAGTAATTTACCGGAAGATAAATTTGTCAGACCTGCCAATCCATTGGTTGATATTCTTGGAAAGGATACTCAAGATAccgaagaattattgaaaaaaaattggtcacCAGAAAAAGACAAAACAACAAATGAAAACGAAGAAAACACCGCtattaaatcgaaaaaaatatccCAAATAGGCTTGGAACAGAGTTTTGCGCTGCTTGAAGCTGAATCATTCAAGATTAGAAGATCAGGAAGACACAAAAATTGTGAAGAAGTAACTGTGAGTTGCCCTAAGTCTAGGGTCTCGATGGTTTATGTTCCAagtgataaaaaaatatcagaagaagaaaacaaaacaacaaaaagTGTAAGAAATGCCAGAAAGAGAAAACCGTCTGATGttattgaaaattccaaaattactCTTAGAGCAactagaagaaaaagaaaaattagtGAAGCTTCCAACTCTTCCGATGAAGAAAATGAACCAACTACGTCTTCTGGACCAAgtgaacaaaatataaaaaataaaatatcaacgaaaattgaaaaagaatcaAATGAAATGATTAAACTACAAAGTACGGTAACTGAAAGACCTGCAACTCCTAGTAGAAACAGAAGCTCCAGGATTAAAAAGAAGTTAactgaagaaattattgaatcaattaaaaatgaatatacaagCAAGAAAGAAGATTCAAAtacaaatgaggaaaaatcatTTAGGACAAGAACTAAAACTAATGACGCTATTACCGGTGAAAAAGAGAAGAACGAAACAAGAGCAAAAAGTAAAGCTAGTAAATCTAATCAAGATGATTATGGAAAAACAGAAACAGAAGAtatttataaaaacaaaaaaacagatACAGAAGAGCGAAAATCATCTAGAACAAGAACCTCTAAAATATATCCCCCTGAGTATGGTtatgaaatagaggaaaaagaATCAATGAAGACTAGGAACGTTTTAAAATCAATTGAAGAATCTGGTGAAACATCTGATAATGAAAAAACAGATACAGAAGTTAAAAATAGAAAGAGAAAAACAGATGCAGATGAGCGAAAATTATCAAGTAGAGGTAAAAATCATCAGGTAGAGGAAAGAGAATCAGTGAAGACAAAGAAAGTTTTGAAATCTGAAGAATCCCTCGATAACGAAGGAGATTATAAAACtgtgaaaacaaaaagttttaaaaaattgaatgatgatTTGGATAAGCCAATGACCCCATCCCGTACATCAAAAAGAGGGGCTACAATTCAAGTGACAACACCACTGAAAATTAGGAGAGTTTTAGAGACAACCCCATCCTGCAGTAAAAGAATTGATTTACAAGATACCCCCAAT aGGTCCAAGAGAAAACTGAAACCTAAGGTGGTTTTCACAATGATGGAAAGTCCTCAGTTGGAATCTCAAATTAAACAACTAG GTGGAAGTGTAGTTGATTCTGTCGATACTTGTACAGTTTTAATCACTAAATTTGTAAAGAGGACTATGAAATTGTTATCGGCTGTAGGATTGGGCAAACCCATATGTTCCGAGGCATGGGTGCAGCAATCTAAAAAGGAAAATAATTTCTTAG ACCCTTGGGACTTCATTTTGGTGGATAAAGAAGCAGAAAAGAAATGGAACTTCTCTCTAAAGACGTCTTTAGAACGAAGTTCAGAAACAAAATTATTCGAAGGATATACATTCCAATTATTGGTAACGAGTGCCCAAGATGTATTAAAAG GAGCCATTGAAAGTTGTGGAGGAAAAATTGTTGCAAGAACTCCAAAAGGAGTTGATAATTTTGTCGTGGTTGCATCGCCAGATCAAAAGGATAAATACAAGAAACTATTGAAACAACAATCAAATATCATTATCGTTGAACCTGAGGCTATTTTCGATGGAGTACTACGACAAGAGATCCGTTTTGATAGacatttattgaaatga